The DNA window AATATGTTCTATTCCACCTTCCACCACCTCTCCTACATCTATTAGTTAGAGGCCTTTCACGTGTTTGGACTTCCCTCGGGTTTCTAATTAATGTTGCATCTTCTTCTGAGTCTGGATCACCAACGCTACGGACTGCCATTTCGTCATTCCAATTACAATATGCATTGAAACGTCCTttcaaaatacttttgaaatctGCATATTTAGCGTTGTTGTCCAACACAACATCACAATTCTTATCAAACCATTCTTCAAGGAGTTGTACTTCTTGTACTCGTCCGTCATTGATGGATAGCCTCCTTGAAAGAATTTACCTATATGTGGTCAAATTACGTCCCTTCTCCACTGACGTAGAATATATCTGTCATGGAATATTTTAATTCTACAATGAGACATAGTCTTTAAAATGTAGCAGCAGACAACACCTCCACTTTGGAAATTATTGATTCCGTGGCCGATATTCCACAATGTAAACAAATCGATTTTCATGAAAATCATTAGATATGGAATAATCTGTTACACTGTACTTCACAACTCCCTCCACGACATTGAAGTCATAGTGTTTTTCAATTTCACAGTGGTACAATCGCTTCAAATGCTCTGCTGCAAAGGCATCGTAAATAGGTCGAGTATAATGGGCTTGAAGCTGCAAATCCCAATCAAAACCACTATAAGGCGCTGCATGCTTTTTTGGTGGGTCAACGTCTACTTGAAGTTCCTTCTCATATTTAAATCGCATGGCTAACTTATACTGATCGACGAACTGCTTTAGAGAGTTTCGACCAGATATATAACCATAAATAAATGCATACATTGACTCACTTCTTTGGGTGGACATCATGCCATCCCAAAAATAGTGTTTCAGGAAGACAGGGATCCATTTTTCCTTCTCCAAGTATAGATTATAAACCATAGTCTATGTTAAAGCTCGTATTTTTGAATAAAGCCAACccatttttcctcaaattcGTTGATAATGATGCTGTTatagattattgatttaaattcGGACTTGGCAATCTTAAAGTCCCACACACCCTTAAGCTTTGCAGGCAACTTTGTCATGATGTGCCAAATACAGTACCTATGGATGATGTGTGGAAGTACCTCTGCAATTGTTGCCTTGATACTCTCACATTGATCAGTGAGGATAATCGTTGGAGGTGCATTGCCCATTGCTGCCAGCCAAGTAGAGAAAACAAATTTGTATGTCTCAATATCTTCACTTCTGAGCAAAGCGCGACCCAAAAGAATATATTGTTTGTGTTGATTCACACCAACAAAAGATGCAAACGGCATACACCATTGATTCACCAAGTACGTTGAATCGAAACAAATAACATCACTAAACTCCTGATACGCATACTTGCAATGTGTGTGAACCCACACTACGTTACGAAGTCTACCAACATTATTCGTGtcaattacataaaaaaattcatcatccTTCATCTGCATTGAAGCAAAGAATTTTTGTATTGTTGCAGCATCGCATGACAATGTCTTCATCCTGCGTTGTTGAAAAATGTAATTTCGACAGTCTTTAGGTATACATCACATTCTATCTGGACCACCTGTTTGTACTTCCAAAAGTCTAATGCTTTTGGCTTCCTGCGATGTCATGGGCTTCAAGGTTTCGTTTTAATGCCTTACTTATTTTCCTGTGGCAACCAAAAAAACGTGACAAAGATGGTTGCAACTCATGATTATGCTCCGTCATAACTGTTGTTACACGACATGAACCATCAAGCAACACAACACAATTAACTTTGCATTTGCAATCAACCTTCTACCATAATTCTTAGCAATTTGTTTTCTACTCTTATCACAAGCGAATGAGACATACCTAGCGTATTCACAACCTCTCTTTTTTGAAGTCTTTTTAAGAACTCTAAATCCATTTAAACAACTATGTTCTTTATAAAAAGCAAAAAGAGATTCTACACTACAATAGACCATATCTTCAAGAGGGCCTTCCATATATTGTTGGTCTGAAAAATTATCATCATTGGTTGAATCTGTCTGTTCATCACATTCTTCTTCAGCTTCATATTCCTCTCAGTCACTAACACTTATTGATTCCTCTTGCTCCGGTTgattcatttcttcaaagagcTTGTTAATAACATCTTCATCATTACTATGCAAATAATGTTCTGGCCCATCGTATGCATCATCGGAATCTTTATGATGTTCATCATTTTGGGACAACAAACTATAATCCTCATCTAACCCCAAAACATTATTCAATACATCGTTTAATTGGCTATTATGACTAGTCGATTCCattttgttaaaattatataaatccaacaacaaaataaattcttgatcaacaaattaaaataagaacgGATGAGAGTGAAGAGTGAAGTTGAAGGAGATAAACAATGTAAAGTAAGAGAGAgagtaaataattattaaaatgtcaaaggtggttttcttttttggagGGAAATACAAGTTGTTTTGGAGTTTAAGGAACATTTTCGTCATTTATCCGTATCTTGGCAATTCGTGCCAAAATTCTGCCTTTTTCAACGTACCAATTCAACAGCCCACGTGCATGCATTcatatttttgacatttagtGCTCCCATCTGtcattttatgtataaattaatGCAAATCTCATATGCCTtcgtaaataaataaaaaaagacatatATTCAAAGTCCAAGAGAAAGTTTTAACATGTTGCTGGAGACTTAGAATTTGAGAGCTCTTTATAATAGTTTAAGGCCtattttgattcttttccaaataaatattgataGATAGATATATGTAAATCAAATAGTTCAAGCCTAATTTGGTCTCAGTCAGTTTCCTTCAATATCAGAAGCTTCAAGACAAACTTAAAGGTAACATCTTTCAaaagtttcaatcttttctCATTAAATTAGATATCgaaaataaattagttttatgtatttatttatacaCAGATATAACTTTGTTTTTTCTGCATTACTTCAAACAAGCGTTTGCCATAAGAAAACCAAGAAATGTTGAATGGATCGACCATGACAATTGCCACCATATCTAGACGCatgattaataatatatatcccAATAAGTGTATGGATGGGAGGACAGTACTAAACAACATTACATAGAGAGTTAACTAGAAGTGCTTTATTACTGGTTGTGCCGCCAGGTCAAAACAAGATGAAGAAGATGGAATCAAAGAAATTGCGTGGTCCCAGATGGTGGGATAGCTTCGTAGGACCCAAAAACAGCAACTCCAAGTGGGTTCAAGAGAATCTTGAAGGTAATTTATTTTTGTCGATTTTTTACTACTTATTTAGCTATTTGCAAGTGCTACTTAAGCCAAGCTCATTGTGTTGTGTAGATCCATAGAGTCTGAGCCAAAattgtcacttttttttctccaaaatgcAAAAGCAACCTatcaaatttttcttttcaaccaAAAAGGGATAAATCGCTCCTGAGGAAAAGAGATCCTTTTTCATTTTACCGCTATTAATGAatttagttttctttctttctcgcTGCTCGGTCAgccaaaaatagaaatttttaatttttcttttaataaatcgCTGCTCCAGCTGCGAGtttgtgaatttattttttctaaaagaaaaaccAATAATCGTTGCCAGAGCAAagagtttatttatttattttatttttataaacctAAATCGCTGCTCCGGCAGCGATTTGctgaaaaaaatatgtttgtgATAACATGATGCAACATGTTTGCGATTTGtctcaacctattttattatttcttaattaaaatttgcttatatgataaaataatatccATTTAAAGTTATTTTGTGAACATTTTAATACAactaaataacatatttcattATTAGGTAATTGTATTTAAAGTAAAGCTGATATTTTCTAGTAATCGAatgtttttaaaagaaaaaactgacaacatattgtaatttttttaaaagaggtTTAAGTggattattttataaaataactaaactaaCGTATTGTaaacatttttataaaaagaagtttgaatgggtttttctttttagaatttgattttaaataaaaaattcattttaagattttaatgaaaaaaaacaacaaagtaGATTAAGTGAAGTATATTCGGTATATCGgtcaacaaaaatacaataatacaatttcttgtcatgagataaaattattattttaaaaaaataaacctaAGAACTTTAGAGTGAGAGGAATGGATGTGGTAGTCAGGTGATTtgtaataaaagaaaaaaggaacatGTGATATTTGAAGTAAAAATGAGTGATAAAACTGGGATTGGGATATTAAGTCATACATAGTGAAGTTTACTTGATATTTCAGAGATGAACCGGAATGTTACAAGGATGCTGAAAGTGATTGAAAATTCAAGTGCAGAGTCATTTGCTAGAAAGGTGGAAATATATTATGAGCGTAGGCAAGAATTAATCAACCTTGTTGTAAAATGCTACAGTATACACTGTTCATTGGCGGAGCGCTGTAATCATGGGACAGGAGAGGTTCTCAACTACATTCCTAATTCACATCTTATTCGATCACATGCCCCTGACATTACTTCCCCGCCTCTTTTATCTCAACATCCTAGCTCTAAGCAGTTCAATAATGTTCATGAACGCTCTGTTTCTAAGCAACTTAAACGCCGTGTTTCTGTTAAAGGGAGTAATAATCACATCAGAGGACAAATTACTAAATGTCCAGCTTCCGGCTCTACTTACAGTATGAACATGGCCCCTGTCCGCTATGGCGGCAGCTATGGCATCGGCTATGGCGGCTATGGCAGCGGCTATGGCGGCTATGGCAGCGGCTATGGAGGCTATGGCAGCGGCTATGGCGGTGGCTTTGGCGGTGGTAAATCTCAACTACCGATGTCGTTGGACTTTTGGCCCAAACCAGAACCACCCAGCAGTAACTACTTCTCAAATTACTACTCAGATACACAGAgtgacgatgatgatgatgatgaagtgtTGGAGGCTGAGATACGCGATATGATAGTGAAACTTTACATACAGCTGGAAGGGGATCGAGTTGACAAGGCATTATTAGAAGAAAAGTTGGACCTAAATGTTCGAGGGCTTCAATCACAACAACCGGTCAAAATTAGTACGCGTCCACCTCCCCTGCCTCCTATAATCAGGTCCAAATCACAATCAGAATCAGAATCAGATGATTCATTCAGCAGTAGTAACTACTCAGATACACAGAACAACGATGATGATGGAGACGAGTTGGGACATGATGAGTTGGAGGCTGAACTacacaatatgatagagaaactTTACATGGAGCTGGAATGGGATCGAGTTGTTTCAATGTTCCAGGGTGAAATTTTGAAGTATGAAGATAATACGCATGACGATGATGAGGAATTTATATCATCAAATGTGGACAAGGCGTTATTAGAAGAAAACTTGAAGCTTCAAGCTGAAATTAGCAGACTCTtgaaaaaaaagtcatataaTGAAGAAATAGAAGCGATAGTAGCAGAGAGAGATCTGTTGAAAGCCAGAGTTGCAAGGCTTACAGCTGACCTCAGGATGTATCTAGAGGGGATTGACGTCAACCCATGCTCACCTATATAAATCATATAGAGTAGTgtgttttttttagaaatatttaaatatagatgtgtgaactcACGTtagtattatataataatacaatgaTGATTGAATGCACCTCTTCACGTGatgatagaaatttaaattttatatctatctttttttttcaagtaacaCCTCTCCAAGTGGTTATTGGTAACATTTTTGGCGTTTTagttaatttttcatttgtttttttgctataatatttcaaaaattttatgTGTGTTAAGTcggaaatttcaaaaaaaaaaaattaccagtgtaatttttttatatagttaaatcaaatgtgtatattaaaatttaaaactagtagtattatatatttttgacctataatttttaaaatttaacagttcaatattaagaaaattaaagatcaaatcaattaaatttatattttaaatgcATCTTTTTGTAATAATAGTGCACTCTCatccttttgaaattttggataCTGAGTCATAAAGAAGATTGGATGAAGAAGCGTGTGCATTAGTTTGTACCCTCGAGAATGCTTTAGTATTTCCATTTCTTAACCAATCAAAAAACAACAAGGCTTTAGTATTCCCTATCTCTTTCATCCCCTATAATATAGGTGAAGAATTGACTGCCTGCCTGCTTTTTAccacaaaaaagaggaaaatggCTGCAAAGGAAATTGTTTGCATTTTTCCTCCCTTCTtgtatttttttccaatttgaaAAGGGCAATAggaaaatattgaatataatgAAAAACAAGTTagctttaaattgttaatttctTCTCATGTTAATTCGTTTAtggtttgtttattttcttgcaGTGCAGGTCTGGAAGATCAGTTGCTCCTATCAAGGCTGGTTTCGTTGCTCGTGTTGGACCTGATTCGACTTGGGGATTGTTAGTTGGACAATTTCTTCTCATAATAGAGTATGTTGGGAGTTTTATTGCTTTGTGTTTAACCTGAGGAAACATGTTCACGTTTGGTGCAACTTTGCTTATGAAGAGAGATTTAATCTTGTGTATTTCTATAAAATGTGGCTCTATTTCTGTTTTCCGCTTATATTTGCCTGCTGGTGGTCTTGTTGCGCATCCAAATGCTGAAGATGAAAAATCTATCGAAAATAACTTTTCTGCTTGTCCACCTTAGCTTCTTCAGATTCAATTGTGGTATCACACTAACCATATTGTTGCTGATGACTTAATAATTGAGTTGTGAAGAAAAGTCAAGTTGAAAAATCAATGAAACGTACCAATATAACCACAGACATGCGTAATTTTCACATTTAGTGCTCCCGTATGTCTAATTACTGCAAACGCATATACCCTCATAAACACATTTAGTGCTCCCATCTGTCTCCGCATGTCTAATTACTGCAAACGCATATACTCAAGAGAAAGTCTTAACACGTTGCTATTTCGAATAGTTGGAAGATATTTTTCGCCCTTTTTTAATACATAATGACAGATCTAATTAAGTCAGTTTTTATTGATTTGTTTGAGAGATGTTGTTGTGTTTCTNTTGAGTTGTGAAGAAAAGTCAAGTTGAAAAATCAATGAAACGTACCAATATAACCACAGACATGCGTAATTTTCACATTTAGTGCTCCCGAATGTCTAATTACTGCAAACGCATATACTCAAGTCCAAGAGAAAGTCTTAACACGTTGCTATTTTGAATAGTTGAAAGATATTTTCGCCCTTTTTTAATACATAATGACAGATCTAATTAAGTTAGTTTTTATTGATTTGTTTGAGAGATCTTGTTGTGTTTCTTGGTCTTGATCAATTTCCAATCGTACTTTCACTGGTAGGCTCTTCTatgtaaaaagataaaataaacacGAAAGCTTTTGCAAGAGGCAATGGGGATCAAATAAGTAGGAAATGGGAAcaatatatgttcaaaatgatTCAGTTACAAATTCAAGTGCAAAATGCTGATATCTGTTCAAGTAATTATTgaaacacaatatatatatatatatatatatatatatatacacacactagACTTCggagcccgtgctagcacgggcccaatatgtatcattttttgtttcaatttatgNtattattttatttttttattattattattattattttattttatttttattattatttctgaaataTGAATTTACATTCCTCTTATAAggtggtaaagaaatatgtgaatgataggaaaatattattacttatggatgtaaaacataaattaattttgttttaattttttttaagtataaaaaccttaaattaatcaactttttatcatgttaacagcttaaagggtatttcagacattttgataaaaaaaaagtgtttaccagcacttatttgccagacacatcaacaatttttttttcaactgcagcacttttatccaaacacataactacttattttaaaaataagtttcagcactttaaaaagttactttttaaaagttactttttttaagtcaatccaaacgggctctaagtataaaacattaaagtcttttaaaattttaaattgttaattcttattgtatgatttgtaatacttttacgccattttcaaataatagagatcatttcttctttctcaatttatgtagtactaaaaaaattttgacactcaattaattttttttgtctttgaaatatttctagttgttaattactgtaatttatagtactttctaagaaattttcaaataatatatattatttcatttgtcccaatttatgtgtcagccgtaaaatttgaagagtcaatcagatcgtttatatatttttatatcttttaaatatttaagtaattaattatcatgattcataatattttatacaattattaagtatagtaaaataaatttaaaagaaacaaacaaataaaacgAATTCATTataggaaattaccaaagcatccttcaatacatcaataatgggtccgactttttgtttttaagaaattgcacatttgaaggatatttttgtccaaagtggaaatattgtgtaaaaaatgtgtatttattgtgattttgaatgttttgtggggtaataggacgcacgcaaagttaatgtgtctttttgaaaatgcgggacaacttcaagtattacttaatgttttttctcaaaatctaatttacaaAATCTAAGTTACaaaatatgaaactaaaaatcttgttagcttttggttgaaagctaacaagatagttacaatcATAGTTGCATgtggcttattatatatagaatattGAGAAATATCCAAATTATGATCCATACTTACACATGACTTTATAATAGAATTTGACGGTTTGAGTTAAGAGtttgtcaaaaataatttctctaccttcaataatgttgttgttattaacttaagagaaaatacataaagtCCCCACTGAACTTAGACCTTATTTTGAAGTAGACACATAAATTTTGCGGAAGTTCTATTACCCCATTAAACTATTTTCGACCAGACTAAATATAGCATTTTGACCCGCTTTCGCATCTGCTGTATTTTCACATTTTCGGGACGCATgagtattttaaaaatcaacccCAAACCAATATAAAACAGCCATGTGGCATtgtaaattgaattttttatttttttaaaaaaacccatCTTCCCCAAAATTAATTCAAACACTATTGACAACCCATTGAAGCTTGCTACAGTGTCATGGCGAGTAAGGACTGCAATATCTCTCTAACTTTGATTCACTTTCGCAAGATGAGTACTACATTAATTGATCAACAACCTTCGAATTTCTGACTTTTCAATAAAAcccattttcaaaatatatgaatCACTACAAAATTCACTTAcaatgtaaaataatttttttttcaaatattaataaataactaACCTATGAGCCTTCACTTATTCGTTCCGACACCACTATTCAACAAATTTCAACTAGCAATGTTACCAACTTCGCCTTATGAAGTTTCTTAGGATTTTGATCAATCAAAGAGAGAGATGAGGGTTGGTGAAAGTGAAATGGGTTGGAAGTTTCTTAGGATTTgggttatgggttaaaaaatgAATGGGTTAGGATAAAACTCGGCCTTTGTTGAATGGGTTGGAGGTGTGGCACACACTCTTGGATTGAGAGCACTGATGGTGAAAAAGTGATGTATTTATTGTGCTTTTGAATGGTTTTGTGGGGTAACAGGACCTCCGCAAACTTAAAGTGTCTACTTAAAAAAAaggtactccctctgtctcaatttatgtgacttactttcctttttagtcagtcccaaaaagaatgacacatttgtatattaagtaacaatttaactataaaatgtctattttacccttactgaaatgatttacagccacacaaatttctattattcattttgaaccacaaattttaaaaatcctcatttctttcttaaactctgtgtcaagttaaaatacctcacataaaatgaaacgaaAAAAGTACAAGTTCCATAGGCTAATTATGTATTTCCTCTTAACTTAATAATAGAGTTCTGAAGTATACTTATGTTGAAAAGTCAATGAAAACGTACCAATTCAACAACTCAGATGCATGCATTCatatttttgacatttaatGCTCCCAGCTGTTATTGTATGTATAATTAAAataaggccaaacacatatacaaccACTTTAACTTGtccatatttttcattttggcactttcTCTTAgtcttgttccattttaactcttgaactccattttttatgttctattttaacacgaaatactatttttatgatttatttatttttatatatattcttcaattgcaacttcttattttaaatcgacatgtgtcatttaattttagttaaaaaattaaaaattaacaaaaaataattctttttaaaaaataataatttctttttaagagtgttatgtatttttgtgtgaaaaataaccgacgaaattGTGTTTGTTCTCTTTCATTAAAATCACTGACAACCTAACAAAGTCAGTCGAGTTTTAACATTGTTTTgtagtgttattagc is part of the Solanum stenotomum isolate F172 chromosome 8, ASM1918654v1, whole genome shotgun sequence genome and encodes:
- the LOC125873038 gene encoding uncharacterized protein LOC125873038 isoform X1, which produces MKKMESKKLRGPRWWDSFVGPKNSNSKWVQENLEEMNRNVTRMLKVIENSSAESFARKVEIYYERRQELINLVVKCYSIHCSLAERCNHGTGEVLNYIPNSHLIRSHAPDITSPPLLSQHPSSKQFNNVHERSVSKQLKRRVSVKGSNNHIRGQITKCPASGSTYSMNMAPVRYGGSYGIGYGGYGSGYGGYGSGYGGYGSGYGGGFGGGKSQLPMSLDFWPKPEPPSSNYFSNYYSDTQSDDDDDDELEAELHDMIVKLYIQLEGDRVDKALLEEMLDLNVLGLQSQQPVISDVVSDYYSFSSSDDSYTQSNDDDGEELEAELHDKIEKLYIEMEGDRVVSMLQGGILRESISSNVDKALLEENLELQGEIFRLLKEMSYLEEYNERCQSLDKALSQAIEERIEAETLFASEVEQLKASIVKKNNDVEELNKILEAVAAERDQLKARVAMLDADPYKS
- the LOC125873038 gene encoding uncharacterized protein LOC125873038 isoform X2 — encoded protein: MNRNVTRMLKVIENSSAESFARKVEIYYERRQELINLVVKCYSIHCSLAERCNHGTGEVLNYIPNSHLIRSHAPDITSPPLLSQHPSSKQFNNVHERSVSKQLKRRVSVKGSNNHIRGQITKCPASGSTYSMNMAPVRYGGSYGIGYGGYGSGYGGYGSGYGGYGSGYGGGFGGGKSQLPMSLDFWPKPEPPSSNYFSNYYSDTQSDDDDDDEVLEAEIRDMIVKLYIQLEGDRVDKALLEEKLDLNVRGLQSQQPVKISTRPPPLPPIIRSKSQSESESDDSFSSSNYSDTQNNDDDGDELGHDELEAELHNMIEKLYMELEWDRVVSMFQGEILKYEDNTHDDDEEFISSNVDKALLEENLKLQAEISRLLKKKSYNEEIEAIVAERDLLKARVARLTADLRMYLEGIDVNPCSPI